Proteins from a single region of Streptomyces spectabilis:
- a CDS encoding winged helix DNA-binding domain-containing protein encodes MTKNPSVPVLSRRALNRATLDRQLLLRRARMSAADALTHLVGLQAQNVKPPYYALAARLDGFAPEELSDLMGARAAVRAVTMRSTVHTLTADDLLTLRPLTQAAVDRELRAFRKGLGGVDLDRLAAVARAYVEEEPRTPAQLRDELAGHWPDADPASLGIAARARLPLVQVTPRGLWRRSGRVALTTAEHWLGRPLVDRPEPDAVVERYLAAFGPASVRDMQAWAGLTGLRDAFERLRPRLRTFRDEDGVELFDLPDAPRPDPETPAPPRFLPEFDNLLLSHADRTRVVPAAYKARNWKSNQSFCTFLVDGLLAGVWRLDETGGGGGGAATVVVEAFGTLTKAQRADVEDEAVRTARVLAAGASSYDVRFGAVIDG; translated from the coding sequence ATGACGAAGAACCCGTCGGTCCCGGTGCTGAGCCGCCGCGCGCTGAACCGTGCCACCCTCGACCGGCAGCTCCTGCTGCGCCGGGCGCGGATGTCCGCCGCGGACGCCCTCACCCACCTCGTGGGCCTCCAGGCGCAGAACGTGAAGCCGCCGTACTACGCGCTCGCCGCCCGCCTCGACGGCTTCGCCCCCGAGGAGCTCTCGGACCTGATGGGCGCCCGCGCGGCCGTGCGGGCCGTCACCATGCGCTCCACCGTGCACACCCTCACCGCCGACGACCTGCTCACGCTGCGCCCGCTGACCCAGGCCGCCGTCGACCGCGAGCTGCGGGCGTTCCGCAAGGGCCTGGGCGGCGTGGACCTGGACCGGCTCGCCGCCGTCGCCCGCGCGTACGTCGAGGAGGAGCCCCGCACCCCCGCCCAGCTCCGCGACGAGCTGGCGGGCCACTGGCCGGACGCCGACCCGGCCTCGCTCGGCATCGCCGCCCGCGCCCGCCTCCCGCTGGTCCAGGTCACCCCGCGCGGCCTGTGGCGGCGCAGCGGCCGGGTCGCGCTCACCACGGCCGAGCACTGGCTGGGGCGCCCGCTCGTGGACCGGCCCGAGCCCGACGCCGTCGTGGAGCGCTACCTCGCCGCCTTCGGGCCCGCCTCCGTGCGGGACATGCAGGCCTGGGCCGGTCTGACGGGGCTCCGGGACGCCTTCGAGCGGCTGCGGCCCCGGCTGCGTACGTTCCGCGACGAGGACGGCGTCGAGCTCTTCGACCTGCCGGACGCGCCCCGGCCCGACCCGGAGACACCGGCGCCCCCGCGCTTCCTGCCCGAGTTCGACAACCTCCTGCTGTCCCACGCCGACCGCACCCGCGTCGTCCCGGCCGCGTACAAGGCCCGCAACTGGAAGTCCAACCAGTCCTTCTGCACCTTTCTGGTGGACGGCCTCCTCGCGGGGGTGTGGCGCCTCGACGAGACAGGCGGCGGGGGCGGCGGAGCGGCCACGGTCGTCGTCGAGGCGTTCGGGACCCTGACCAAGGCGCAGCGCGCGGACGTCGAGGACGAGGCTGTCCGCACGGCGCGCGTGCTGGCCGCGGGCGCGTCCTCGTACGACGTGCGGTTCGGGGCCGTCATC